The Vibrio kanaloae genome has a window encoding:
- a CDS encoding efflux RND transporter permease subunit produces the protein MIKFFSRHPTAANLLMLGLLIMGLASLSTIKRETFPAYDPPYIMAAIVYPGASPQEVEESLCVRMEDAVDGLANIEETQCEAIEGSARLILKLNEKADIGRMLVDVQTQINSINDFPTEIESPVVQELDWNEPVVDIAITAETSWPELKAYAENLKRTMKLDYDVSLVEVSGFSDHQYRVELDTQAIRQLGLSVGDIADQIGRQNVKLPSGNVETPDKNFLIRFDERRITPVELESIVVGSAPNGSVIRLRDIAKITDRFELDEQKVLFDGKPSALLKISKNKEDDALRIKENVTRFVEDQSAIAPDGVTLQMTNDLSSVLWDRLTMMVRNGWQGIVLVFATMWLFFSLRYSFWVAAGLPVAFLGGLFLMANLGLSINIMSLVGLLMAIGIMMDDAIVIAESIASHLERGQNVDDAVYNGVKKVLPGVLSSFLTTVCIFGSLLFLDGEIGAVLKAVPQVLILVLSLSLIEAFLILPNHLSHSLHKEKNDKPALRFKVVLLEKFENFRNTTLMNMVEKVVTFRYAFMGGVITLLLLSISLIAGGVVKFQPFPELDGDIAEARIILPPGASLSQTERVVDKIVASAERLNKQWSEEVEEGNTLVEHITSQFNANADANESGPHLATVRLDLRGAESRNTVIDDFIDAWREDIGNLADPISLVFKQPTMGPGGRAIEIRAKHDDLSALKSASLDIQEYLNQFDGVHGVLDDMRMGKEEILVKLRPGAETYNVNGQMIASQLRAAFFGQTADEIQIGVENISIEVRLDKEQAGDIQQLANFPIITADGSQIPLATLATLDFQRNYVRIQRIDGLRTISIFGDIDNKKASSSAILAQFQKEEAAKLIQEYPGLRFDFEGEAKDAAKTGASMGKGFLLGLFGVFAILSYQFRSYLEPVVVMLAIPLAFIGVVVGHWLLGHALSMPSMMGFVSLAGIVVNDSILLVQYIRHHVDEGDSVHDSVVKASRERFRAVFLTSMTTAAGLLPLLTETSLQAQVIQPLVISIVFGIFASTLLVLFMIPAAYSILADFGLVKKHEPLSL, from the coding sequence ATGATCAAGTTCTTCTCTAGGCACCCAACGGCAGCCAATTTGTTGATGCTTGGGTTGCTGATCATGGGTTTGGCTTCTTTGTCTACCATCAAGCGTGAAACCTTCCCCGCGTATGATCCACCTTATATTATGGCGGCGATCGTTTACCCCGGCGCTTCGCCACAAGAAGTAGAAGAGAGCTTGTGTGTAAGAATGGAAGACGCGGTCGATGGATTAGCTAACATTGAAGAGACTCAATGTGAGGCGATCGAAGGCAGTGCGCGTTTAATTCTCAAGTTGAATGAGAAAGCAGATATCGGTCGAATGCTGGTGGACGTGCAAACTCAGATCAACTCGATCAATGATTTCCCAACTGAGATTGAATCGCCTGTTGTTCAAGAGCTGGATTGGAACGAACCGGTTGTTGATATCGCTATAACAGCTGAAACGTCATGGCCAGAACTTAAGGCCTACGCGGAAAATCTTAAGCGCACCATGAAGCTTGATTACGATGTCTCATTGGTCGAGGTCAGTGGTTTCTCTGATCATCAATATCGTGTGGAACTGGATACCCAAGCCATTCGTCAGTTAGGTTTGAGTGTTGGAGATATTGCCGATCAAATTGGTCGTCAGAACGTAAAGCTGCCGAGTGGTAACGTTGAAACACCAGATAAAAACTTTCTGATTCGTTTTGATGAAAGACGTATCACTCCGGTTGAATTAGAGAGTATCGTGGTTGGATCGGCGCCGAATGGCTCTGTGATCCGCTTGAGGGATATTGCCAAGATAACCGATCGCTTTGAACTGGATGAACAGAAGGTTTTGTTTGATGGCAAGCCATCTGCACTACTAAAGATCAGCAAGAATAAGGAAGACGATGCGTTGCGAATCAAAGAGAATGTGACGCGATTCGTGGAAGACCAGAGCGCAATTGCCCCTGATGGCGTGACACTGCAAATGACCAATGATCTCTCGTCTGTACTTTGGGATCGACTAACCATGATGGTACGCAATGGCTGGCAAGGTATTGTGCTAGTGTTTGCAACTATGTGGCTGTTCTTCAGTTTACGCTATTCATTCTGGGTGGCGGCTGGATTACCCGTTGCCTTCCTAGGTGGTTTATTCTTAATGGCTAACCTTGGCTTGTCGATCAACATTATGTCGCTGGTCGGCTTGTTGATGGCGATCGGTATTATGATGGATGACGCCATCGTGATCGCCGAATCGATAGCCTCCCATTTAGAGCGGGGACAAAACGTTGATGACGCGGTATACAACGGCGTTAAGAAAGTGCTCCCCGGTGTGTTGTCTTCTTTCCTAACCACAGTCTGTATTTTCGGTAGTTTACTATTTCTTGATGGAGAAATTGGAGCGGTGCTTAAAGCCGTGCCTCAAGTACTTATTTTAGTGCTGTCGTTGAGCTTGATTGAAGCCTTTCTTATTCTGCCAAACCACTTATCTCATTCATTACATAAAGAAAAAAATGACAAGCCAGCGCTGCGCTTCAAAGTGGTGCTGCTAGAGAAATTCGAGAACTTCCGTAATACCACTTTGATGAACATGGTCGAGAAGGTCGTGACCTTCCGCTACGCCTTTATGGGCGGAGTGATAACCTTGTTGCTTCTATCTATCTCGTTGATTGCTGGTGGGGTTGTCAAATTTCAGCCTTTCCCTGAGTTGGATGGCGATATTGCCGAGGCGCGTATCATTCTTCCTCCGGGGGCATCACTGTCTCAAACCGAGAGAGTGGTCGACAAAATAGTCGCGTCTGCTGAGCGTTTGAACAAGCAATGGAGCGAAGAGGTCGAAGAAGGCAACACACTGGTTGAGCACATCACCAGCCAATTTAATGCCAACGCTGATGCCAATGAATCAGGCCCGCACTTAGCCACTGTGCGTTTAGATTTGCGTGGTGCAGAGAGCCGTAACACGGTTATCGATGACTTCATTGATGCATGGCGCGAAGACATTGGTAACTTGGCAGATCCTATCTCGTTAGTGTTCAAGCAACCTACAATGGGGCCGGGCGGTCGTGCTATTGAAATTCGAGCCAAACATGATGACCTGAGTGCGTTGAAATCGGCTTCTTTGGATATTCAGGAATACCTCAATCAGTTCGATGGGGTGCACGGTGTGCTGGATGACATGCGCATGGGTAAAGAAGAGATCTTGGTGAAGCTGCGTCCAGGTGCTGAGACTTACAACGTGAATGGGCAGATGATCGCTTCCCAATTGCGTGCGGCTTTCTTTGGGCAAACGGCGGACGAGATTCAAATCGGTGTTGAGAATATCTCGATTGAAGTGCGTCTTGATAAGGAGCAAGCGGGCGACATACAGCAGCTAGCTAACTTCCCAATCATTACCGCAGATGGTAGTCAGATCCCGCTAGCAACGTTGGCGACATTAGATTTCCAACGTAACTACGTGCGAATCCAACGTATTGATGGGCTGAGAACGATCAGTATCTTCGGTGACATAGATAATAAGAAAGCGAGCTCTTCCGCGATTTTGGCTCAGTTCCAAAAAGAAGAAGCGGCTAAGCTCATTCAAGAATACCCGGGTTTACGTTTTGATTTCGAAGGCGAAGCCAAAGATGCGGCTAAGACGGGCGCTTCGATGGGCAAAGGCTTTTTACTCGGCTTATTCGGTGTGTTTGCGATTCTTAGTTATCAATTCAGGAGCTACCTAGAACCTGTGGTCGTAATGTTGGCAATTCCACTGGCTTTTATTGGTGTCGTTGTGGGTCACTGGTTGTTAGGGCACGCGTTAAGTATGCCAAGCATGATGGGCTTTGTGTCGCTTGCTGGGATCGTGGTCAATGATTCCATCTTGTTGGTGCAATACATTCGCCACCATGTCGATGAGGGTGATAGCGTGCATGACTCGGTTGTTAAAGCCAGCCGCGAGCGGTTCCGTGCGGTATTTTTAACGTCAATGACCACAGCAGCTGGTCTATTACCACTATTGACGGAAACCAGCTTGCAGGCTCAGGTTATTCAGCCTCTGGTGATTTCGATTGTGTTCGGGATATTTGCCTCAACTTTGTTGGTGCTGTTTATGATCCCAGCGGCCTATTCGATATTGGCTGATTTTGGTTTGGTTAAGAAGCACGAGCCCCTTTCGCTATAG
- a CDS encoding efflux RND transporter periplasmic adaptor subunit, whose amino-acid sequence MKISKKLLFFPALAVGVIGLVVAINFKLDLPTKPAGDRARLVETVSLEQQMIAPLAVGFGRVVPKVEWKAIAEVTGQIVYRHPDLEKGQVIPEGTVVLKVDPLDYELKLIQAEADLKSSQTSLAKLNQEEDNLQQTLKIEKNRLVISNKELQRKQDLRKKGLTSQSDVDLQQQSALSQQKLVLDIQNQIALMPDEKRVAEAVIKVNVSKVKEAQRSLDKTTITLPRAMRIAQVDIEQNQVVNLQQEMFVAHGIDVMEVEAQLSIHDMQTLASSFTQFPRDAAGIPNPYQAPIKATIQMNSGSLNLSWPAKVARISETVDEHQATAGIILEINQDYSALQPSSATPLVNGMFVKAEIEGMANLSWVVPERALHGDKVYLMNDSQRLQVVSVEVLYRRDNQVVVSGDLQAGDKLILNDVLPAIEGMLLKESRSNDDELSADTEEIAS is encoded by the coding sequence ATGAAAATAAGTAAAAAGCTCCTCTTTTTTCCAGCACTAGCGGTTGGTGTTATTGGTTTGGTGGTTGCGATTAATTTTAAGCTTGATCTGCCGACTAAACCCGCGGGAGATAGGGCTCGTTTAGTCGAAACGGTCAGCTTAGAACAACAGATGATCGCGCCGTTGGCGGTGGGCTTTGGCAGAGTGGTGCCTAAGGTTGAATGGAAAGCGATTGCCGAGGTGACAGGGCAAATAGTCTATCGGCATCCAGATCTTGAAAAAGGGCAGGTGATCCCAGAGGGAACGGTCGTACTTAAGGTTGATCCCTTAGATTACGAATTGAAGCTGATACAAGCCGAGGCGGATCTTAAATCAAGCCAGACCTCACTCGCGAAGTTGAATCAAGAAGAAGACAACCTACAACAAACATTAAAGATCGAAAAGAATCGTTTAGTGATCAGTAACAAAGAGCTGCAACGTAAACAGGATCTTCGTAAGAAAGGGCTTACCTCGCAATCGGATGTCGACCTGCAACAACAAAGCGCACTCTCTCAACAGAAGTTGGTGTTAGATATACAGAATCAAATCGCTTTAATGCCAGATGAAAAGCGCGTCGCGGAAGCGGTGATTAAGGTCAATGTATCTAAAGTGAAAGAGGCGCAACGTTCTTTGGATAAAACGACCATCACTTTGCCAAGAGCAATGCGAATCGCTCAGGTTGATATTGAACAAAACCAAGTGGTTAATCTTCAGCAAGAGATGTTTGTTGCTCATGGGATTGACGTTATGGAAGTTGAGGCGCAACTCTCTATTCACGATATGCAAACTTTAGCCTCAAGCTTTACTCAGTTCCCTCGTGATGCAGCAGGCATTCCTAACCCTTACCAAGCACCGATTAAAGCGACGATCCAGATGAACAGTGGCAGCTTGAATCTGAGCTGGCCTGCGAAGGTCGCAAGAATCAGTGAAACCGTTGATGAACACCAAGCCACCGCGGGGATCATTCTTGAAATCAATCAAGATTATTCAGCCTTACAGCCAAGCAGTGCTACTCCGTTGGTGAATGGCATGTTCGTCAAAGCGGAGATTGAAGGTATGGCGAACCTGAGTTGGGTTGTACCTGAGCGTGCTTTGCATGGCGATAAGGTTTACCTGATGAATGACAGCCAGCGTCTGCAAGTGGTGAGTGTTGAAGTGCTTTATCGCAGAGATAACCAAGTGGTTGTGAGTGGCGATCTACAAGCCGGAGATAAATTGATCCTTAACGATGTTCTCCCTGCGATTGAAGGCATGTTATTGAAAGAGTCTCGCTCAAATGATGATGAGCTTTCCGCTGATACTGAGGAGATCGCCTCATGA
- a CDS encoding TetR/AcrR family transcriptional regulator, which translates to MAARKAGRPQQNLDVRQLLIEHARDLFVIQPYDKVSTRLIAERAGVNIAMIRYYFGNKAGLFEAMLRETLRPMQIQMQKLVAESSHENFLDLMRTYYKEMVKVPKFPRLIAQVMNMPPSEVQRELLEKVFQDVAKPAQDVIFEKLVEQGILKKNMDPKLCRVSYISLMVFPFIAPPPLLAIHGIELNEAFLNRLIEHNIQLMTEGFINVSSATPLQESR; encoded by the coding sequence ATGGCAGCGCGTAAAGCAGGGCGACCTCAACAAAACCTTGATGTCAGGCAGCTACTCATCGAGCACGCTCGAGATCTGTTCGTTATTCAACCTTACGATAAAGTCTCGACACGTTTAATTGCAGAGCGTGCTGGAGTGAACATTGCGATGATCCGTTACTACTTTGGCAATAAAGCCGGATTGTTTGAAGCGATGCTGCGTGAAACGCTACGTCCGATGCAAATACAGATGCAGAAGTTGGTGGCAGAGAGCAGCCATGAGAATTTTCTTGATTTAATGCGAACTTATTATAAGGAGATGGTTAAGGTGCCTAAGTTTCCTCGCTTGATTGCCCAAGTGATGAATATGCCTCCCTCTGAGGTTCAAAGAGAATTGTTAGAAAAAGTATTTCAAGATGTGGCTAAGCCAGCCCAAGATGTCATCTTTGAAAAGTTAGTCGAGCAGGGCATATTGAAGAAGAACATGGATCCAAAACTGTGTCGCGTTTCGTACATTAGCCTAATGGTATTTCCTTTTATCGCACCGCCACCTTTGTTAGCGATCCACGGTATTGAGCTTAACGAAGCCTTTCTTAATCGTTTAATTGAACACAACATTCAATTGATGACCGAAGGTTTTATCAATGTATCTAGCGCTACTCCCTTGCAGGAATCAAGATAA